In Bacillus thuringiensis, the DNA window GCACAGTTTATGTACTGTGCGTCTCCTCTTCCAACATTAAATCAACACTTGATATTCCAATTAAATCATACTTATCATACGTATCTTCTTGCAACAACCGCATAGCCTGTGTACGAATCGATTTTTCAACAATATTCCGTACATATCGTCCATTACTAAACGATGTAATTTGTGACGAGTACTTTACTGCATGTAAATGATCTCTAAATTTCCATTCAGCCTCTTTCGATAACTGGTATTCACGTTCCTCATACATCCTCTTCCCTATTTCTAACAGCTGATTTACCGAGTAATCCGCAAATTCAATTATAAACGGAAAACGGGATTGCAAACCTGGATTTAATGAAAGAAAGTGATTCATCTCTCTTGAATATCCGGCTAAAATCAATACAAAACCGTGTTGTTTATCTTCCATATGTTTTACGAGTGTATCAATTGCTTCTTTTCCAAAATCTTTTTCTCCCCCTCGGGCTAATGAATACGCCTCATCAATAAACAAAATTCCTCCCATTGCTTTTTTTATTAAATCTCTTGTCTTTTGAGCTGTATGACCGATGTACTCCCCTACAAGA includes these proteins:
- the spoVK gene encoding stage V sporulation protein K, encoding MEQSMRKKNNNQINIVLNHRKKISLPAAENKTVISSETTTKHEMLQRIEEEMGKLVGMDDIKKIIKEIYAWIYVNKKRQEIGLKSEKQVLHMLFKGNPGTGKTTVARMIGKLLFEMNILSKGHLVEAERADLVGEYIGHTAQKTRDLIKKAMGGILFIDEAYSLARGGEKDFGKEAIDTLVKHMEDKQHGFVLILAGYSREMNHFLSLNPGLQSRFPFIIEFADYSVNQLLEIGKRMYEEREYQLSKEAEWKFRDHLHAVKYSSQITSFSNGRYVRNIVEKSIRTQAMRLLQEDTYDKYDLIGISSVDLMLEEETHST